AGGCGAAGTAGGCCTGATTGAGCTTGCGCAGGTTGTAGCCCGCGGCCACAAACCGTTGCCGCCGCGCCTCCATGAAGGCCTCAGCCGCGGCGACGCGTCCGCTGGCCAGCAAGGCATCTACCGCCAGGCGCGTGCTGCGCATCTCAGCCCCAAAATTGAATGGCGCGGGCGTTGGCGCGGCGGGTGGCGGACGGCGCGGGTGGCGAGGGGCCAGACGCGGACGGCGGCTCAGCATAGAAGCGCGCCAGCACCTGCGCGCCGATTTCGTCGCCCGCAATCGAGGCAACCGTTTCATTGATCGTGGTCAGGTCGCCATTGTCGAAGTAATGCCAACCCAACGGATGGAACACCAGGTAGGTATGCATCCACTCGTGCGCTACGGTGCTGAGCACCCAGTCCAGCGGCGCATCATTGAGCACCATCGTCGGCCAGGTGGAGAATCCGCCAATGCCCTCAACCAGTGCAGCCACCTCGCCCTGGCGCTCGACCTCATCTTCCAGACTGCTCCAGGTGGTCAGCGGTGTGTCTGGCTGCAAATAGGCGCCATAGCGGCGGCTGATCTGGTTGCGCGGCGAGACGACCAGATAGAGCGGCGGTTCAGTGAAGCTGAAGCGCACCGGCGGCCACAGCGTGTCGGCGGTCAGCAACTGTTCGGTGCTCAAGACGGCAGCCACCTGCTGCTCGATCGCGGCCTCGGCGATGGGCCGCCAGTAGGCCTGCTGGCGGCGCAGGCTGGCGATTTCCGCGTTGAGCGCCTGCACGTCAGCGCCAGGCGGTTCATTCTGGCTGAGCGCGGCCGTTATCGTGCGCTCCAGGTCGCGGATACGCTGGTTGTTGCTGAAATAGGCGCGCACGAGCGACGCCTGGTCTGCATCGTCCATGCCGGCCAGCGGCGAACGCACGGTGTCGCGTACCTTGGCCATCAGCGTGTCCACTTCCCAGCGCGCCAGGGCAAAGGCGTGCGGCGCGGCGATGCCGTCGGCGACCAGGTCGAACGCCCAATCGCTGCGTACAAAACTGGCCCGTAGGGTGAGCAGGCTGAGGCCGAGGAAAAACAGGGCACGCAGGCGCGCGCCACGTGTGCCTGCCGATTTTCTGTGTTGACGACTCATGATGAAAGAATAAGCACGACCGGCCGCAGGTGTCGGTGTCACCCTGGTGATGCGGCCGGTCGTGCCAGCTAACTTGGGTTGAGGTTGCACAGCATCGGTACAGGCGCCAGGCGCCCGCGTCCGTCTGCGGCTGTGCGTCCGGCTGTTTAGCTCTTGCTCAGGCTAATGTTGATCTCGCGCGGGCTTTCCATGTCCGCAGTGACCTCGATGCCGTCATCTGTCACCGGCCGATAGTTCTTGGCCAGGATCGCCATGCTGTACGTCTGCTCACGCGGCAGCGGCTTGTCGAGTTGATAGTTACCGCTGGTATCCGCCGTTCCCGTGGCGTAGATTTTGTCCTGGGCAAAGTCCTTCGACCAATCCGCAATGGTGACACCTGGTTTCAACACAACGAAGATGGCGCCGGCAATCCCGCGCCCGGTATCCGCGTCGGCAATCATGCCGAAGATCTGCACCCCTTCATCGGTGACCACAGGCGCAGTCACACTGCCCTCACCAACGGCGAAGCTGCCGTTCTGCAGCAGGGTATCGCCCAGGTAGAGCTCCAGTTTGTAGGTGCCATCGGGCAGGGCGGACTCGCTGTAGATGCTCACCCACGTGCTGCCTTTGGCGCCCTGGCTCCAACTGTCCGATTCGCGCAGCACTTCCTGGTCATCCAGGTACCAGACGCGTGTCCATTCTGCGCCATCGGGTGTGCCGTTGAAATCCCAGAAGGCGTAGGCTTCCTGGATGCCGCTGGCGAACTGCGTGCCCGGCTTCGCCGGCTTGTTGCTCTTGTCCAAGCCCTGGGCAAAGGTAATGGCGCTCCAGGTGGTGGCGCCGGTGGGAGATGGACTGGCCGCCCCGCCAATGACAAATGAGCCGCGGAACTGCTCTTTGCCATCCACCTGCATGGTCAGGTCATATTTGCCATCGGGCAGCGGCTTGGAGTTGTTCGCCACGCTCAACCAGTCGTCGCCAGAACCGGCGCTCTTCGCCACGATCGTGTCTTCGACAACCTTCTTGCCATCCAGGGACCAGGCATAGACCAACTGCGTGCCCTTGCGGAAGTCGGCAAAGCTGAACGTGGCGTAGACCGCGGTGGCGCCGGAACTAAAGCGGCTGCCAGGGCTGACCGGGGTACCGTTGCGATCAATGGCTGTGGCAAATCTGACGTTGCTGACGCGGGCGCCGGACGCAGGCGGGGCAGTGGTGCCGTTGCCGGAGCCGCCCACATCCTTCAGCGCTGCCTGAATCAGCGGCAGCGCCAGCTTGACCGGTCGAATCAAGCTGATTTTGCCAATGTCTTCGCGGTCGGAATAGCCGGCCGTCGGGATGCCGATCATTTCACCGGCGTCGTTGACGGCCAGGCCACCGGAGTTGCCGTGGTTGACTTCGGCATCGGTCTTGAACCATTCGCTTTCGCCGTCCTGATCTTCGTCCAGGAAGCCGGAAATGCGCCCCTGGGTGAAGGTGACGGTGTCGCCGCCGATACCGGGAAAGCCTAACACGCTGACCTCGTCGCCGATCTGGACATCGTCCGAGTTGCCGATCGGCACCACGGTCAGGCCCAGGTTGGCGGGCAGGGCGGCTTTTTCGTTATCCACCAGGCCAACTATTTTGAGAATGGCCACGTCGAGCTTGGGGTCGGACTGCACCACGCGTGCGGTGTAGATCCAGGTGGGCATGCCGCGCAGATTGGTTTGATTGATAGCCAGCGCGGCCACGCGTTGGGAATTGTAGAAGCGGCCCGTCTTGGTGTCGCCCACGACATGGAAATTGGTGACCACATAGCCTTTGTCCGACACGACAGTGCCAGAGCCGGTTGAGTAGCCATTCTTGCCATCCAGGGCCACCGCGACGCGCACCGTTCCCAGTAGGGCGCGCTGCAGCTCGTTGCGTCCAACCGCCTGGGCCGTCCGTGGCTGCGTAGCCGTAACCAGGGTGCCGGTCAGCAGGACGACCAGGGCGAGCGCAAGGCGTAAAATGATCTTCATCTTCTGCTTCATCATCTGCTTCATCTTCTGCTTCGTCATCGTCTGAGTCCTCCGTGTCTCGCGCTAGAACTTCAGCGCCGCCAGCGCCCGTTCGTACGTGGCCAGGTCATCGTTATAGACCGTGGCGTCCGCCTCGTAGCGCAACACATAGAGCTGGCCGTTCACCAGCATCAAGGTGTCTATTGCTTGTACAACAACCGGCAGTTGCGAGCGGCTGCTGCCCCCCACATCGGCCACATACGCGTAGCTGATCTTGACGCCGTCCGTTCCCGCCGCGCTCATCGTTTGCGATGAAAGGTTGCGGAAATGCTCGCGGCTGCTGCTCAGATCCAACGTCCACTGGATGGCCGCGTCGGACAGGGTGTTGTCGGCGGCCAGGGGCGCGCTGACAAGCGCCATGTGTGAGGGGAAGGTGGAGCCAGAGCGTGGATTGGACACGCTGAACAGGTTTTCACCGGTCGTTGTATCGGCAACCCAGTTGGTCGGATAGACGATATTGGCCGCGCCGGGAATGGTGTACGTGCTGGTTTGCGTGGTGATGACCACGCGCAGGACAAGTCCGACCAGCAGCGCGATAAGCGCGGTGATGGCCAGCGCCCAATCGTTGCGAGCGAATTCGGCTGGCGTTGGCCCAGCCATCATCTTGACATCGGTAGACATGAATGACCTCCTTCAGGCTGCCGCTGAACTGGCGCCGAGCAGCGTTTGCGTCTCGCGGTTGGCGCGGCGAATCAGGAAGAAGACGATGCCCAGGGTGACAACGGCAACCGCAGCCGCCAAAATTAGTCCGTTGACCGGTGTGTAGACCAGGCCGTTGGTGGTGACGCGATCGAGCGCAAAAAAGAAAAGCCCGTTGAACGTGGCCGCCAGCAGGAGACCCAGCGGCAGGTAGTAAACCGGCGTGCGTTCGAAGCGTGCCTGGCCCAGGAAGTAGCCCATGATACCGGCAAAGCTGGCATGGGCGAGGGTGGTCTCGACGATGCGAATGGCGCCGACACCCAGATCAACACCGCCGTTGCTCAGAATGTAGTTGAAGTTGAGCATCGTGGCGAAACCAAGCCCGGCCGCAGTGGCGTAGATGATGCCGTCGGTGCGCTCATCGAACTCGGCGGCGCGGTAGACGGAGTAGCGTACGGCCAGGTATTTACAGAATTCCTGGATGATGCCGATGACCAGGATAGAACCCACGATCTGCACCGTCGTGTTGGTGTAGAGCCAGTCCTGTACACGGAACAGCCGTTCCAGCAACGGGGTCGCCACGGCATTAGCCACCAGGACCCCGAGCAGAAAGACAGCGATGATATAGCGTTTCGGTTCTGGCTCGACTTGGTCCTGCTGGTAGAAGAAAATCATCCAGATGACAGCCGGCACGGCCGCCATGATGAGGCCGATAGTGATGAGGGTGCTGCCCTGGAGTCCGCTCGCCGGCATCAGGCGCGCGACGAGCGCCATGATGCCCACAAAGACCAGCAAGCCGATGACCTCAAGGACGCTCGCAACCCATAGGCCGCGTCGTTCATGGGTCAGCTTGGACAGTAGCGATTCGGTCATGTCTACTCCTCCTTCGTTCGAATGTTCTGCATTCCAATGTCCTTCTCAAAAAAACCTGCTCGCATCGGGCAAACAACCATAGCAACCGGCGGGCGCAGATGCCGCCTTTGGGCACACACCGGGGGTTTCCCTCTGAATTGGAGCTGAGCAGGTGAATCTGGCGCAGATGGACAGCCAAGTATAGCGCAAAGTATGCTAGTTGTCTATTTTGGCGATAGCTTGCCAGTAGGTAAAGCAGCGCTGGCGGATAGCGGCAATGCCGCCCAGGGTGACATCGGGGAACGATTGCCCGGCGCTGGCCAGGGCAGCCCGCAGCCGCCCTTCCAGCCGTTTGAGGCCGGCCGGATATGCCAGATGCTGCCGCGTGTGCCAACTGCGCGCCAGCACGACATGGCACGCGGCCAGGAAGAACTCGCCCTGCCCCGCGATGATGTCGGCCAGGAGGGCAAACAGTGCGGTCTTCTGGGCATCTTCACCGGGCAACAGGGCCGCACGACAGGCCAGGCGCAGCGCTTCATCGCCGCGCCCCAACTGCTGCGCCAGCCGCGCCAGGTCCATGGGCGGCGGCCACGCCAACGGCCAGCGTGCGCACAGCGCCTGCAACTCCTCATACGCGTCCAGCAGCTTTCCCTGACCGGCCAGGGCTTGCGCGGCCAGGCGTGGAAAGATGGAACGGTGCGGATACAGCCCCTGCGCCTGTAAAGCCAGGCTGCGCGCCTCGGCCCAATGGTTGAGCATGAGCAGCGCACGGGTCTTGTGCCGATACCAGCGCAGGCGCGGCGACTCGCTGAACGCTCCCGGCTGCACCGTGGGCGGCGGCCGGTCGTCGAGGTCCGCGGGGCGCAGGCGATCACACCAGGCCGCGACCAGGGACCAGTCGCCCTGCGCCACGGCGGCGTCAAGCACGACGAAGACGGCCTGCGCGGTGGCCGGCCCGGCGCCTTGAGCCAGAATCGCAGAGGCAGCCTGCTGCAGCGCGGCCAGGTCATGGCGGATCTGCAGCGGCTGCAGCGTCACCTCGAACAGGTTCCAGGCCAATTCCGTGCGCATAGCCAGGTCATAGGGCGCGCTCCGGGCAATTTTTTGGCAAACCTGCAGCGCCGGGCGCGCAAAACCGGCCAGGCGCAGACAGGTGGCATAGCGCACACCGGCGGGCTGATCCCCGGCATCCCACGCGCGATGGAAGATCGCGCCTGCCCCCGCGTAATCCCCGGCCTGAAAGCGTGTCTCGGCCTCATCCAGCACCCTGGTCGCTGCTTCGTTCGTCAGTGAGATAAGTGAGATAGAAGGCTCGTTCGAAGGAGTCATTGTTGGTTCCACAGGCAGGCATAACGATAGAAGAATGGCCGGTTTCGCGCGGCAGATCGGGTTGCACCCGCGGCGGCTGGCTGTGGTATACTAAGCCTGTTTTCGACACCCCAATGGGTAGTAGGTCATCAGGCACTTGCCACAAGCCGTCGCGTAGAACGTTTGAGCGAAAACAGGACTGTTCCTACAAGTTGTGTGCGATTTGCCAATGACCACAAGCTGTTGTATAGAAACATCTATTCTATGTCGAAAACAGGCTAAGGGCCATCAATCACCAACCACGGAGCTGACTATGACCACACCCATGCGCCGCCAATACCTGGATCTGAAGCGCCAGTATAAGGATACCATCCTCTTCTTTCGCCTGGGTGACTTCTATGAAACCTTCGATGATGACGCCAAGATCGTGGCCTCGGTCTGCGATGTGGTCCTCACCTCGCGGCCGGTGGGCGCGGACATGCGCGTGCCCCTGGCCGGCGTGCCCTGGCACAGTGTGGATGGC
This portion of the Candidatus Amarolinea dominans genome encodes:
- a CDS encoding PrsW family intramembrane metalloprotease, with amino-acid sequence MTESLLSKLTHERRGLWVASVLEVIGLLVFVGIMALVARLMPASGLQGSTLITIGLIMAAVPAVIWMIFFYQQDQVEPEPKRYIIAVFLLGVLVANAVATPLLERLFRVQDWLYTNTTVQIVGSILVIGIIQEFCKYLAVRYSVYRAAEFDERTDGIIYATAAGLGFATMLNFNYILSNGGVDLGVGAIRIVETTLAHASFAGIMGYFLGQARFERTPVYYLPLGLLLAATFNGLFFFALDRVTTNGLVYTPVNGLILAAAVAVVTLGIVFFLIRRANRETQTLLGASSAAA
- a CDS encoding serine protease, translating into MTKQKMKQMMKQKMKIILRLALALVVLLTGTLVTATQPRTAQAVGRNELQRALLGTVRVAVALDGKNGYSTGSGTVVSDKGYVVTNFHVVGDTKTGRFYNSQRVAALAINQTNLRGMPTWIYTARVVQSDPKLDVAILKIVGLVDNEKAALPANLGLTVVPIGNSDDVQIGDEVSVLGFPGIGGDTVTFTQGRISGFLDEDQDGESEWFKTDAEVNHGNSGGLAVNDAGEMIGIPTAGYSDREDIGKISLIRPVKLALPLIQAALKDVGGSGNGTTAPPASGARVSNVRFATAIDRNGTPVSPGSRFSSGATAVYATFSFADFRKGTQLVYAWSLDGKKVVEDTIVAKSAGSGDDWLSVANNSKPLPDGKYDLTMQVDGKEQFRGSFVIGGAASPSPTGATTWSAITFAQGLDKSNKPAKPGTQFASGIQEAYAFWDFNGTPDGAEWTRVWYLDDQEVLRESDSWSQGAKGSTWVSIYSESALPDGTYKLELYLGDTLLQNGSFAVGEGSVTAPVVTDEGVQIFGMIADADTGRGIAGAIFVVLKPGVTIADWSKDFAQDKIYATGTADTSGNYQLDKPLPREQTYSMAILAKNYRPVTDDGIEVTADMESPREINISLSKS